One segment of Panulirus ornatus isolate Po-2019 chromosome 35, ASM3632096v1, whole genome shotgun sequence DNA contains the following:
- the LOC139760067 gene encoding uncharacterized protein — translation MSEEAESLQEGSLPLEDVVPRCRVAAVVPAAGCGKRMAHSTPKQYLTVSGQPLVVHCLRALQETPWVQRVVVVAEDLTRMQGVVTQAHLSKVTVVQGGRSRHRSISVGVEALAQDPPDVVLVHDGVRPLLPPDILAQVVVWAERCGAAGAVRPLISTVLRPDHQGLLQKSLVRSDYRNSEMPQAFRYAVLRDAYRRCSEAELDHGTECLALALHYAGVRAKLVLGPPHLWKVTEERDLVVARALLPRYIRRIAVICRALSSSSSSQEVRPLQRVEGVVEGSSHNSSQVASDEDIKSCHLLGSHVPTPPVEGQKGLYFRKTTADPHARRVPLTCDSECVLVFTALESTLRTSSRNVYLSSDSDITSTAPGSCVMVIANLDTVMVFQECLQEVARGIDHSVCTVILIFTLKSEDCDVTVAHLTLLQHQLRDVFSKHSANVTVLLRSSSRTSLMQSSCQGEKYNSYTEKSPTSVSPSPASGSTGDENCRLGDLVQTLLDQTTGCFHGQVLVL, via the exons ATGTCTGAGGAGGCCGAGTCTCTTCAGGAAGGTTCATTGCCGTTGGAAGATGTGGTGCCGCGATGCCGTGTGGCTGCTGTGGTACCTGCTGCCGGCTGCGGGAAGAGGATGGCGCACTCTACACCCAAGCAGTACCTGACG gtGTCCGGGCAGCCGCTGGTGGTGCACTGCCTGAGGGCGCTGCAGGAGACGCCGTGGGTGCaacgggtggtagtggtggctgaggACTTGACGAGGATGCAGGGCGTCGTCACCCAAGCCCACCTTTCCAAGGTCACCGTCGTCCAG GGAGGACGCAGCCGTCACCGGTCCATCAGTGTGGGAGTGGAGGCCCTCGCCCAGGACCCGCCTGACGTGGTGCTCGTCCATGATGGTGTCCGGCCGCTCTTGCCTCCTGACATCTTGGCTCAG GTTGTGGTGTGGGCAGAGCGTTGCGGGGCAGCTGGGGCGGTAAGGCCTCTTATTTCCACAGTACTCAGGCCGGACCATCAGGGCCTTTTGCAGAAGAGCCTCGTCAGGAGTGACTACCGCAACTCGGAGATGCCGCAGGCCTTCCGGTATGCCGTGCTCAGGGACGCCTACCGCAG GTGTAGTGAAGCGGAGTTGGATCACGGAACAGAGTGCCTGGCACTAGCGTTGCATTACGCCGGCGTCAGAGCTAAGCTGGTACTAGGACCTCCACATCTATGGAAG GTGACAGAAGAGCGGGACCTGGTGGTAGCGCGCGCCCTATTGCCGCGGTACATCCGTCGTATTGCTGTCATCTGCCGTgccctctcctcgtcctcctcaagCCAAGAGGTTCGGCCGCTACAACGTGTTGAAGGTGTGGTGGAAGGTTCGAGCCATAACAGTTCTCAAGTTGCTAGTGATGAAGACATCAAGAGTTGCCATCTCTTGGGGTCTCACGTCCCTACCCCGCCTGTTGAGGGACAGAAAGGATTATATTTTAGAAAGACAACTGCAGACCCTCACGCTAGGAGGGTCCCTCTCACGTGTGACAGTGAGTGTGTACTTGTTTTCACAGCCCTGGAAAGTACGCTCAGAACTAGTTCTCGAAATGTCTACCTTTCAAGTGACTCCGATATTACCTCAACAGCGCCAGGTTCTTGTGTGATGGTTATAGCCAACCTGGACACTGTGATGGTCTTCCAAGAATGTCTTCAGGAAGTCGCTAGGGGAATCGACCATAGCGTTTGTACAGTGATTCTTATCTTCACATTAAAGAGTGAGGATTGTGATGTGACTGTAGCACACTTAACGCTGCTTCAGCATCAACTGAGAGACGTGTTTAGTAAACATTCTGCCAATGTTACTGTTCTCTTACGCTCTTCCAGCAGAACCTCCTTGATGCAGTCGAGCTGCCAGGGGGAAAAGTATAATTCTTACACCGAAAAATCTCCCACTTCAGTATCTCCAAGTCCTGCCTCTGGTTCTACAGGGGACGAGAACTGCCGCCTTGGTGACTTGGTTCAGACActgctggaccagaccactggctGCTTCCACGGGCAGGTCTTGGTCCTGTAG